The DNA segment catggtaggttgattggcatctctggaaaattgtccgtagtgtgtgagtgtgtgtgtgaatgagagtgtgtgtgtgccctgtgatgggttggcactccgtccagggtgtatcctgcctcgatgcccgatgacgcctgagataggcacaggctccccgtgacccgagaagttcggataagcggtagaagatggatgaatgaatgaacacaacactgacatcaTCATGGTCATTAAACAGCCCTGTGCAGTAAACATTGTGACACAGCaagtgatttacatttacagcaattgGCAGACACTCATATCCAGATTGATTCACattcatctcatttatacaaaatagggttgagggccttcctcaggggcccagcagtggcaccttATTGGTCGTGGGATTTCAACTCACAACCCACCAATCagtagcccgacaccttaaccgctGAGGCACAgccatatattatattattctaaaGACAAAAATGGGCCGCAAACATAATTCTGCTTGGATTCAGCCTGAGGAGAGGAGACATTTCAACCTGTAGTCACATTAGGCTGGTTACAGACTAGACGATACCACAGACAAGGACAGTTCCAACTACATTTTGACATGATAATCCTCCAAACAGAAAAACTCGATGTTCGACCAGACTGGAAGACGACGATTCCACAGACATGAGATTTCACAGAAACTCACAGAAAAAAAGGAGACAATAATATCTGTGAACTCCTGGCTGAGACATTATAGGTGCTCCATTAGGCTCAGGTTGtcctgtgctgtgtttgtgagCTGTAAACATACGCATCATCCTTTTGGTGACGCTTCCCAGGCTGCTTGTTCTCATTGGCTATTCTGAGGATTCTTACAGAACCTTTCTgattataaatggttaaaatttTACAATTAAGAGATCAGGGAGGCTCCAACTCAATTGTATTGACACCACACATACATCAGCTTGAGGATTAATTTAACAAATAATCAAATGAGACCTCAAGCCTCAAATCAGGCCACACCCCCACGATCAGTGGCTGGGGCAATTCAGTCTTTAAATCAAGCATAAAAACATCTAGTGTGTAGCGTCAGAGAACCAGTCAAGGCAATAAAACCTTATAGAATGTTGTTTCACACCTAAAACACATCACTGACCACACTACTGACCACATCACTGACGACACTACTGACCACATCACTGACCACATCACTGACCACACTACTGACCACACTACTGACCACATCACTGACCACACTACTGACCACACTACTGACCACATCACTGACCACATCACTGACCACATCACTGACCACACTACTGACCACACTACTGACCACATCACTGTCAACACCAATGACCACATTACTGACCACACTACTGACCACACTACTGACCACACTACTGACCACACTACTGACCACATCACTGACCACATCACTGACAACACCACTGACCCCATCACTGTCAACACTACTGCCCACACTACTGACCACATCACTGACCACACTACTGACCACATCACTGACCACATCACTGACAACACCACTGACCCCATCACTGTCAACACCAATGACCACATTACTGACCACACTACTGACCACATCACTGACCACATCACTGACAACACCACTGACCCCATCACTGTCAACACCAATGACCACATTACTGACCACACTACTGACCACACTACTGACCACATCACTGACCCCATCACTGTCAACACCACTGACCCCATCACTGACCACATCACTGACCACACTACTGACCCCAACAATGTCAACACCACTGACCCCATCACTGACCACACTACTGACCCCAACAATGTCAACACCACTGACCCCATCACTGTCAACACCACTGACCACATCACTGACCACAATACTGACCCCATCACTGTTAACACCACTGACCCCATCACTGACCACACTACTGACCCCATCACTGTCAACACCACTGACCCCATCACTGACCACACTACTGACCACATCACTGTCAACACCACTGACCACACTACTGACCACACCACTGACCACACCACTGACCACATCACTGACCACACTACTGACCACATCACTGACCACACCACTGACCACATCACTGACCACACTACTGACCACATCACTGACTACACAAGTCACGACTGACTACACCACTAAACTTGACTCATGTTTAATATAACATCAGCACTGATTCCCAGAACAATGTTTCTGTATAAGGTGCCTGAGATTTACTGAGAGTGTAGGAGGTTTATTAGGTAATTACTAATTATGGTGAACTACTTtccaacagagagagagagagagagagagagagagagagagagagagagagagagagggagagagagagagaggagagagagagggggggagagagagaggaagagagagagagaggggggagagagagaggagagagaaagaggggagagagagagaaagagagagagagggagagagagagaggggggggagaggagagagaaagaggggagagagagagaaagagagagagagagagagagagagagagagagagagagagagagagagagagaaagggagagagagagagatagagagagaaagggagagagagagagagagagaaagggagtgtgtgtgtgagagagagagagagagagagaaagggagagagagagagagagagagagagagagagagagagagagagagacgtctAAACAGTAACCgattagttacatttaatttccTCTGTTTGTGGCaagttctacacacacacacacacacacacacacacacacacacacacacacacacacacacacacacacacacacacacacacacacacctgtttgaATATGAGGAACTTGTCACATTAAagaacagaatgaaaaaaataaaacatggctgtggaaaagatgaatgaaatatttgttATGGTTTGGATGAAGATCAGCAACGGCCGGGTGATGAAGCTGCTTCAGCTAagtgttaattattttcctctatTCACATGTCCCCGTGTTTGTGTCCCCGTGTTTGTGTCCCCGTGTTTGTGTCCTTTGTGTCCCCGTGTTTGTGTCCTTTGTGTCCCCGTGTTTGTGTCCCCGTGTTTGTGTCCTTTGTGTCCCCGTGTTTGTGTCCTTTGTGTCCCCGTGTTTGTGTCCCCGTGTTTGTTTCCCTGTGTTTGTGTCCCCGTGTTTGTGTCCCCGTGTTTGTGTCCCCGTGTTTGTTTCCCCGTGTTGGTGTCCCCGTGTTTGTGTCCCTGTGTCTGTGTCCCCGTGTTTGTGTCCCTGTGTTTGTGTCCCTGTGTTTGTGTCCCCGTGTTTgtgtccttgtgtttgtgtccctgtgtttgtgtccctgtgtttgtgtccctgtgtttgtgtccttgtgtttgtgtccccGTGTTTGTGTCCCCGTGTTTgtgtccttgtgtttgtgtccccgtgtttgtgtccttgtgtttgtgtccccgtgtttgtgtccttgtgtttgtgtccctgtattttattaaaattatttctttattaatgaatgTCACAGTATTTAGAActgcaaaacaaagcaaaataaagtaGTTCTGTTTCTTGTGTTGACTGAGGAGCAGATCTGCCAGCcacctcactgtgtgtgtgtgtgtgtgtgtgtgtgtgtgtgtgtgtgtgtgtgtgtgtgtgtgtgtgtgtgtgttcagattcTCTCAATTTCATCGGTAATGAATTTCTGATCTTGATTCACAAGTACAAAAAGATGTTTCACAGAAAACCTGCATCATGACAGCGTCATCATAACCTGCACTCATCAGGCCCCACCCCTAGCCTGTGATTGGACAATGTGAGATAATTAACTAAGCCACGCCCCCACTTGtggtgtataagtgtgtgagcCAGAGCTGCATCCACAAACTCAACACGactttgtatttcatttttattcagcatttttatttaattgaaggACGTTGAGAATTTACAGGTaagaacctgtgtgtgtgtgtgtgtgtgtgtgtgtgtgtgtgtgtgtgtgtgtgtgtgtgtgtgtgtgtgtgtgtgtgtgagtttgtgtatatatatgtatgtgtttcaGGGTTACTTGTGTCCAGGATTCTCTACATTTGCtactagataaataaatgaaaaaagagatatattattattattattattattattattattattattattattattattattattattattgctctaattattatagttttttatttgtcttaaaaTTTCATTCTAAGTTATACCTTAATAACCCTAGATATAATATagatgaaattaaatatttattccttaataaaacattttaaatgagtgaattacattaaaataaacatacagatgttaCACATTGTCCTTGTTGACGTGATTCTAAACAGCTGAGTGGAATTTAATAAGCTTTAGAAAGCGATTAGAATTTACATAAATTCATcaatttgctcttttttttacatatgaaCTGAAATTCAACTTGTAAActtaaaattaaactgaaaatgaaaaaaaaagacatttcatttcagttgaggtgtgtgtgtgtgtgtgtgtgtgtgtgtgtgtgtgtgtgtgtgtgtgtgtgtgcatgtgtgtgttattacagtgttgtatttcttGTGTTATTACAGGAGAACATGTTCATGATGAAGATCTCTGTAGTCCTCGCTGTCTTCATTCTCAGTGTCTGTCACCTGTACAGCTCACATGCAGTGCCGATcaggtaagacacacacacacacacacacacacacacacacacacacacacacacacacacacacacacacacacacacacacacacacacactctcacacacacacacacacacacacacacacacacacacacacacacacacacacacacacacacacacacacacacacactcacacatcataTTTGCAGTGTACAGTCCATATTTGTTTgctcatatgtgtgtgtgtttgcttgcttgtatgtgtgtgtgtgtgtctttatgtgtgtgtgtgtctttatgtgtgtgtctttatgtgtgtgtgtacagacctGCATTAGACTCTTTATCAGACCGGTTGGTTCTAAGTGATTATGAAGCTCGCAGGTTACTGAACGCCATCGTTAAAGAGTTTGTGCATATGACATTGGAATCAGATCAAAGGATTGACAACaacaggtatttatttatttattttaatttattttaatttatttttaacagaagTTTTTATTCTCCAGCTTCTTCTGATCCATTAAATTTATTGTACAATATCCTGAATGTTACGTaaataatatcatcatcataaaacGATAATTATTGTGTAAcctggtgtgtgatgtgatatTGTGTATTATAACGAGAGTCTTCTGGTAAGAGCTGTGACACGTGTTAGGTTTTAAACTCATCAGTTGCTGGGGATTAGTGAGACAGGTACGTTACTGAAACAGAACTTTATACCAGACTGTAGAGATGTTTCAGAACAATTATTCAGAACATTCCTGCTGCATGGATCACTTTAAACCTTTTCTATTTAACCCTTTGCTTGCTTTTAACATGTCAGAGCACACAAACGCATGAAaacctttaaatattaaaacgcAAGCATAAAGGAATGAGTGCATGAGGTATCGCTGCTGAAGCATGttctacacacactgagtctaagctgactttattccatcagtaATCAAACTCAAACTGCACAAACATCTTACGGTCATCAGTCCACAGTGGACATCTTCACTCTGTAGAACAGATCCAGCGAGCTGCTCAGAGACACGTCTCACAGAGGTTCAGTTTCCTGCCTGAACTCAGAGCTGCTCCTCACACAGCTGGTAGAAGATCCATGATTCACTCCAGGGATAATTAGCTGATGGAGTTTTTATATCTGATTAAACCTGAGTTCAGTTCATGTTTAAGAATGATGAAGAGAACATGATGTTTGAACAGTGTTACGATCTTCACTACTGCCAGATAAGAAGAGCTAgatcttaatatttatataatataatgaaattGATGAAGTCTGACATCATCTCTCACCTGCCATCTTTTCTCTGATCCAATGAGCTCCATGAGAGACACGATTCATTACAATaatacactcctgtgtgtgttacgTTATCAGCTctaacatttacagtaaaaactCACTGTGTCAGGTTTATTAACAGAGTTTGATTACTCATGAAACTTCAGCACACTCTGACCTTCAGTCTAACACACCGCATGCAGTGTGTATTCTGATACAGTGTAGAAGTGCATGTAGttacagagggagtgtgtgtatgtgtgtgtgtgtgtgtgtgtgtgtgtgtatgtgtgtgtatgtgtgtgtgtgtatgtgtgtatgtgtgtgtgtgtgtgtgtgtgtgtctctgtgtgtgtgtatgtgtgtgtctgtgtgtgtgtgtatgtgtgtgtatgtgtgtgtgtatgtgtgtgtgtgtgtgtctgtgtgtgtctgtgtgtgtgtgtgtgtctgtgtgtgtgtgtgtgtctgtgtgtctatgtgtatgagtgtgtgtgtgtgtctgtgtgtgtgtgtgtctgtgtgtgcctgtatgtgtgtatatgtgtgtgtgtatgtgtgtgtgtacgtgtgtttttgtgtgcgtatgtttgtgtgttttggtgtttttgtgtgtgtgtatgtgtgtgtgagtgtatgtgtgtgtgagtgtatgagtgattttgtgtgtctgtgtatgtgtgtcggtatgtttgtgtgtatgtgtgtttttgtgtgtgtgagtgtatgtatgattttgtgtgtgtgcctgagtgtaagtttgagtgtgagtgtgtgtgtgtgtgtgtgtgtgtgtgtaagcatgacCCTATGAGctgttttgtgcatgtgtgtttccCGACAGCAAGAGCAGAGTGCTGGTGAAACGCTGCTCGAGCCTCAGCACCTGTGTCCTTGGAAAACTTTCACAAGAGCTGCACAAATTACAGACGTTCCCGCGGACTGATGTTGGTGCGGGCACGCCTGGCAAGAAACGCAGCGCCACCTATGGGGAAAAGCTCGATACTGCCTAAACCCTGCACCCTCCTTTAATCTGCCTTTCTTTTCTCATTCTATCATTTACCTCTCCAATTCCTGTTGCATGTGGATTTCCTGCCTGATTGattgacccccccccccccacacacacttttattttctgtctgtgaaTGAGTACCTTTCTGTACAGAATGTGGATTTTCCCAAATGTAGTTTTCTTACTAGAACCTCAGATATTTTAAGGCTCCATCTGGAACTCTAGGATGCGCCACACTAGAGTGTATTCAGCCAATCGGAGACAGGGGGCGGGACTAATACAGACTTCCTACATggtatcatttacatttcttacaTACAGTGACATGAAAGGCTGATGAACTCACTGTGAGCGTGAACAGACACGTGATCAACATTTGTCTGATTAATGACAACCTAAATGGGTTCTAGCCTGAGGAAGCTCCGTGACGTAGCATCAGTGTGTAACTGCCTTACGTAGGATTGACTAGTGGAGACTttatcataataaaataaacaaagacagacCCCACCTTCTGTCCCCTGAGGAACTCGTTCTTTCTATCTGTAACATGAATGTAGAGACGTGACGTTTGTCATGAACCTCCCTCGGATGCAGTGATGGAGAAAAGTCTTCATTACTGAGTTTCTGTAACTGAGCTTTAAACAGCACCTAAAGCTGGAGTCAGTGACGAGCTGAGCGTGTAACATAGTGTAATAAACTTATTTTTATATCAGGAAGATACTTTCATTTCATCTTCTTTAATgaacggcacacacacacacacacacacaggttcacaggttcacaggcacacacacacacaaacacacacacacacacacacacacacacacacacacacacacacacacacacacacacacacacaaacacacacacacacacacacacacacacacacacacacacgtatacacacacacacacacacacaggttcacaggttcacaggcacacacacacacacacgtatatacacacacacacacacacacacacacacacacacacacacacacacgtatacacacacacgtacacacacacgtacacacacacacacacacacacacacacacacacacacacaggtacacacacacacacacacacacacacacacacacacacacacacacacacacacacacacacaggtacacacacacaggtacacacacacacacacacacacacacacacacacacacacacacacacacacacacacacacacacaaacacacacacacacacacacacacacacacaggttcacaggtacacacacacacacacacacacacgggtacacacatgcacacacacaagttcacaggtacatatacacacacacacacaggttcacaggtatacacacacacacacacacacacacacacacacaaatattaacattaacattaacactaacattaacattaaattaacattaacactaacaataacaataacattaacattaacattaacactaacactataatgacattaacactaacactaatattaacactgacacaacacttAACATGACTAACTAACAtgaacattaacactaacattaattCTAACATTAACACTAGCATTACTGTTAACATTAATTCTCATATTACAGAGCAGGAATTGTGACACaaatacatcatcatcatcatcgtcatcatcatcatcatcacgcacgcacgcacacacacacacacacacacacacacacacacacacacacacacacacacacacacacacacactatgtagtTGAATGTTTATAAACACTGACCCTAATACACATTGAGCCTCAGTAAGAAGAGGGTGAACAGGTAAGAGaactgaggaacacacacacacacacacacacacacacacacacacacacacacacacacacacacacacatgtggttAAGGATGTGATTGTgtcattatttatacatttgcatctcagtgtatatatgtgtgtaacaCCATtcaatcatgtgtgtgtgtgtgtgtgtgtgtgtgtgtgtgtgtgtgtgtgtgtgtgcatgtagcAGTGTAGTGGTGCAGAAGCGAGCATGTAACACTGCGACGTGTGTCACACACCGACTGGCCGACTTCCTGAGTCGTTCAGGTGGCTCGAGCAGCAGCAGCTTTGTTCGCACCAATGTGGGCTCACATGCTTTCGGGCGGCGCCGGAGAAATGGACATGCATGATCCGCAGCACATAGAACATGgtcagtactcacacacacacaccacacacactcacacacacacacacacacacacacacacacacacacacacacacactgtcttactGAACATCTAAATGAAGGGCAATGAACATCTAAGCAAAACATGTTGAACATTTAATGATTCTCTTTAAACAGTTCAAAAGAATCTAGTTCACTACTCATTTTAACTCCACCCACCATACAAACACCCCTTCCCCCCCAGCATTGTAACCCCGCCTACTTCCTGCTTCTGCCCATCTTAATCAAAACCTTTTCTGACTCATTTGGCCTATTAGTCAAATTTTGTTGCTCATTCTAAACTTGAACATTATGCTAACTTTATCCATCAATATAAtcaaccccaccccacccactacgcaacacacacacacacacacacacacacacacacacacacacacacacacacacacacacacacacacacacacttccattaCATCCTTTAACGAGTATTCTCTGTATTTCAGAGGCAGGCTTCGTTATGTCTGAGGAAACACGACCACCCCCTACCccaaaactacaaaataaacaacagtttgtgtgtgtgtgtgtgtgtgtgtgtgtgtgtgtgtgtgtgtgtgtgtgtgtgtgtgtgtgtgtgtgtgtgtgtgtgtctgtgtgtgtgtgtgtgactctaaCAGCTATTACTGCTAACTGTTCCCTTGTCCTTGTTAAACAAACCCAGAATAGATGCTTGCTTTGTGCTTATGAGGAATTGATTTTTGATAtgaaaatgatttgaaataaaaagaaataaaatggcaGTGTTGCGGCTTATATCctgataactgtgtgtgtgtgtgtgtgtgtgtgtgtgttacattttacaaatgttACTGGCactataataatacattattaaaggTATAATTAACATTCTGATGAAACCCTGAAGTCTGAAGGTGACTCATCTCACATCTGATTATTTATGAATGATTTAATTAGTTAAtaagaattgaattgaattaactgTAAATTAGAACTGataacatgttacataataaacattatcacaacattttacagaaaataaagcacACATGTATTAgctataaataaattcaattcaattaatatatttttatagtgcttttaaaaGTGGATATGGCCACAAAGCAGATTTATAGAAATCtaaacattttcaaatttaaatttaatgtcattttaatccTAATTAATTTAACTTCCTgagatatgtgaaaaaaaacttGGAGTGGAACCAGGATCCAAAGGGAACCTCAGCTTCATCTGTGTGACagcagagagtgggattataaatcattataaacacagagtgggattataaatcattataaacactgagagtgggattataaatcattataaacactgagagtgggataataaatcattataaacactgagagtgggattataaatcattataacactgagagtgggattataaatcattataaacactgagcgtgggattataaatcattataaacactgagagtgggattataaatcattataaacaccagagagtgggattataaatcattataaacaccagagagtgggtttataattcattataaacactgagagggaggttataaatcattataaacactgagagggaggtaataaatcattataaacactgagggggaggttataaattgttataaacactgagagggaggttataaatcgttataaacactgagggggaggttataaattgttataaacactgagggggAGGTTATAAatcgttataaacactgagagtgggattataaatcattataaacaccagagagtgggtttataattcattataaacactgagagggaggttataaattgttataaacactgaggggaggttataaattgttataaacactgagggggaggttataaattgttataaacactgagagggaggttataaatcgttataaacaccagagagtgggattataaatcattataaacactgagaatgggattgcaaatcattataaatactaagagtgggattataaatcattataaacactgagagagggattataaatcattataaacactgacagtgggattataaatcattataaacactgagagtgtgatcataaatcattataaacactgagagtgggattataaatcattataaacactttgaatgggattataaatcatcctaaacaccagagagtgggtttataattcattataaacactgagagggaggttataaatcgttataaacactgatagggaggttataaattgttataaacactgagagggaggttataaattgttataaacaccagagagtgggattataaatcattataaacactgagaatgggattataaatcattataaacactgagcaTGGGATTAtcaatcattataaacactgagagtgggattataaatcattataaacactgagcatgggattataaatcattataaacactttgaatgggattataaatcatcctaaacaccagagagtgggtttataattcattataaacactgagaggaaggttataaattgttataaacactgagagggaggttataaattgttataaacaccagagagtgg comes from the Tachysurus fulvidraco isolate hzauxx_2018 chromosome 17, HZAU_PFXX_2.0, whole genome shotgun sequence genome and includes:
- the LOC113651915 gene encoding calcitonin-like isoform X1, translating into MFMMKISVVLAVFILSVCHLYSSHAVPIRPALDSLSDRLVLSDYEARRLLNAIVKEFVHMTLESDQRIDNNSKSRVLVKRCSSLSTCVLGKLSQELHKLQTFPRTDVGAGTPGKKRSATYGEKLDTA
- the LOC113651915 gene encoding calcitonin gene-related peptide-like isoform X2, coding for MFMMKISVVLAVFILSVCHLYSSHAVPIRPALDSLSDRLVLSDYEARRLLNAIVKEFVHMTLESDQRIDNNSSVVVQKRACNTATCVTHRLADFLSRSGGSSSSSFVRTNVGSHAFGRRRRNGHA